In Brachyspira pilosicoli, the genomic window AGATAATTTAGACATAATTGCATTGCCTTATAATGATAAATATTCTGTAAACAATGAGTTTTTAGAATTGGTTGATAGTCTTAAAAATGAAAAGAGAATACTTTTAGCACATGGCATAGTAGAGGGTACTTTATGGGCTATAGAAGAAAATGAGGCTTCTGCAAGTATACCTATTGATATAATAAAAAAGTCTAATGTTGATTTAGCAATAGTTGGGCATATTCATAAACAGATGGATGCAAGAATAGAAAATATTGAAATAGTTTATCCTGGTTCTTCAAGGGTTTGGAGAAGAAGCAAGGCAGAAATTGGTATTAGAAGATGTTTAGGTTTAGAGATAAAAAATAACAAAATAAAAAAAGAGTATATTAATATAGAATCTGCTGGAGAGTATAGAGTTTATGAATGCAATAGTTATGATATTGAAACAAAGATAGAGAGTTTATCTGTTAATTGGAAAAAAAATGATATTATAAGTATTAATATTTATGGAATAATAGAAGATGAAAATGAGCTTGAAAAAACTAAGAAGTCTATAATAAATAAATATTCAAAAAATGTAAGAGATATTAATTTGAAAAATAGTCAATTATATTTTTTAGAAAATGCCTACAATGAAAGGATAATTAAAGAGTTTTTGGATGTTGTAAATAGTTATGAGTTTGATATTAACAATAAAGATAATTTAGAAATATTAGAACTTGCTAAACGATTAGGAATAGAGAAAATATATAATGCTTTACAATAAAAAATAATGGGTTTTGTTTATGCTTTTGAAACTAAATAATTTTGGAAAGTTTAAGAATAAAAGTTTTGAGATATCAGATTTTATTACTTTATTTTATGGGGCAAATGAATCTGGAAAGACTACTATATTTGATTCACTTATGTATTTATTTTCTGAGAATAAAAAGAGTTTAGGTTTTTCAAAGATGATAAAAAATAGGTATGGTGATGAGATTGATGTAGAGAGTGTGCCTGCAATTGATGATAGCATCAAACTTCACCCGGATTCTTATAACAATTTGTATGCCATAAGACAAAGCGAAATAATATTTAATATGTCTGATAATAAAAAAGATTCAAAAGAGTGGGAGAGTGAAATAAAGAAAAAATTATTCTCTTCTGATATTGATATAGGAAAGATGATTTCAGAAATTAGGGCAGAATATAGCGGAAGGGCTCAGTCGTCTATCCCGTATCAAATTAATTTAATGGAAAATAAAAAAAATAGTATAAAAGAAGAATTAAATATTTTGTATGATAAAATAAATAATGAAAGCTCTAAAAAAGAAAAGATAAAAGAATTAAATGATAAGCTTAATTTTAATGCCAATCTTATGAGAGATAAAATTAAAGAACATGATGAAATATTTAAGACATTTGATTTAAAAAAGAAGGCACAATTAAAAAATTATAAATTGGATTTACTTTCTCTAATAAATAATTTTTATAAAAAGAATAATTTTTTAAGTGAAAATAAAATACTTCAAAATGATTATTCTAATGAAATAAAATCTATTACAAATAGTATTGATGAATTAAAAAATAAAGAGTCTTATTTGAATGGTAAAATAGAAAGTCTTAAAAAAAATATAGAAGAGAGAAAATCTATTGATTATAACAGCATAAAAATAAGAATAGAAAATGCAATAAAAAAGATAGACGATGTAGTAAACAAAAATAAAAAAGTTCCTAAATTTGTTTTTATATTAGTTGTTGCATTTATATCTATTCTTCTTAGCGTTTATTTTAAGAATGCATTTTGGCTTGTTATAATACTTCCTTCTCTGCCATTTTTGTTTATAAAAGAAAATACAAATACAAAAATTATAAAAGATATTTTGGATACTTTGCCTGAATTAAATATAAACAATGATGTTAATGATTATAATTATTTGAGAGATTTATTAAACAAAGAACTAGCAAAAATAGAATTAATAATTAACAGTAAAGATAATGAAGAGATTGATAAATATTTAGAAGAATTAGAAATAGTTAAAAAAAGTTCTGAAGAAGAAAATACAAAATTAGAAAATCTTTTAAATAAACTAAATGCAAAAAATATAGAGCATTATTATTCTATAAAAAGAGATTATGATGCTTTATATAAAGAAACAAGCGAGCTTTATAATAAACTTATGCAGGAAGCTAAAAAGAACTCTCTAAAAGATATTAATATGCTTGAAGCTGATTGTAATAGGATTATAAAAGAATTAGAAACTATAGGTTATGATGATTTTAATGAGGCTGAGTTTAGAGGATTAGAAAATCAATTAAAAGGCTTAGAAAAAGAAATTGAATTAATAAAAGAAAATATAAACAAAATAGAAAAAGAAATATCCTATACAAGCGGAGAGCTTAATAATTTTGATAATATACATAATACTATAGTTAATCTTGAAAGTGATTTATCTAAATTAGACGATGAAATTATAAACATAAATAAAAGAAAAAAAGCATTACAATTACTTGAAGATATTTTATCCAATATAAATCAGAAAAATGACAATGTGTTTGAATCATTATCTAATGAAGCTAAAGTTTTATATAATCATATTACAGGTAAAAATCTGCATGATGACGGAATAACAATGTCTGGTTTTGATAAAAATAAAATAATAGTTTTAGATAAGCAAAACGAAAAAAGAAATATAGAGTTTTTATCATCTGCTACGAGAGATGCTGTTTATATAGCAATGCGTCTTTCAATACTTACTAAAATACATAAGCAAGGCAGATTAATTTTACTCGATGATCCTTTTATCACTTTTGACAATAACAGAATATTAGAGGCATTAAAATTTATAGTGGAGTATTCTAAAGATTATAATATACCTATAGTTATTTTTACGAAAGATGTTTTTATAAGAGATGTATTAAAAGAGTTTGAGGCAGTTAATATTCATGAGCTTTCTTAAAAGTTATTTATGAATTAATTTAAAAATAAAAAATATATATAGTTTTATTAAATATTTTAAGAATATATATATCAAATATAAGGTAATAATATAAAAATGCAGTCTTTTTGGTTCTTTGTGTCAACAAAAGAACTGGGGTCTTACCCTACGAGTACGCTTCGCAGGGGGCAAAGCCCCAGAAACACAAAATTTTTAATATATTATCAATTTTCGTTTATATATGATAATAATGTGTTGTATTGTACTTTCATCTCTTCCGGTATTTTAGGGTCGTCTAATAGTTTTTCTAAATATTTTTTAGGCTCTTCCTTTTCGCCTGCCAATACCATTGTTACTGCTTTATAATAATGTGCTATATAAACTTCCTGAGAATTTGGATATTCTTTTATAATTCTGTCAAAATAAGAATTAGCTGTATCATAATCATTTTTTTGTGCTCTCATCAAACCAAAGCCTAATATATATTTAGACATAGCTTCTTTTGATATAGCTTTTTTTTCTAATAAAGCATTGAATATTTTTGAAGATTCTTCCTCGTTGCCTGATTCCATATATAAATCTAATTTTTCTAAACTAGGCTCTTTACTTTGAAGAACAATTCTTATTTTTTTTAGTTTTTCCTGAGCATTTTTCATGTATGGTACAAACTTTTCACCTTCTACATATCCGCCAACATTCTCTAAAACAAAACCGTCATGGCTAATAAAAAGTATAGTAGGAAAACCTTGAACTCCATATTTTTGAGCTATATCAGCCCCCTCCTTTGATGTTTCTGGATTAAGTTTAACAGATACCATTCTTTTAGCAGCATCAATTACTTCTTTATTAGCATAAGTATTTTTATCTAATTCCTTACACCAACTGCACCAATCAGTATATACATCTATCATTATAGGCAAGTCTTTATCTTTTGCTTTTTTTACAGCAGAAGCTAAATCTTTTTCCCATTTTATAGCAGCATAAGAATCATTACAAGAAATAGTAAAAGCTATTACAATCAATGAAAAAATCATCATTATATTTTTATTCATAATTCTTTATTCCTTTTATTAAGATATTTAATGTTTATCATATATTATTCTGTATAAAAAACAAGAAGGGTATAGCGGGTATATTACTCTTTATTTTTGTCTTCATTTAAAGATTTTAATTTCTCTCTTATATCTGATGTAGTTTTTAGAGCATCTTCTTTTTTCATTTTCGGTTGTTTGAAAATTGTTAGAGTTTGGTCTAATATGTTTTTAAAACTATCTTCCACAGTATTTTCTTTAGAATTAACATACATCATTTTTATTTGGTCTTTCATTTCTTTATCTTCTATTTTTGAAAGCAAATTTATATTATGGTCAGATACTGATATTAAATACATTTCATTTGCTATTTCTATAATAGAAACATATCTGTTTGATGCGATGGCAGTGGTAGCTAATACTTTTATAATTTCATTAGAACCAGATACCTTTTTAGTTTTATTTTTTAAATATATAAATACAATATATATTCCAACTAATGTTATTATAAAACCAATAATAGCCCTTATAAACATAGAAGTAGTGCTTACATTTGCTCTGTTTTCTATATTTCTAATGTCTTGAAGTATAGCTGGTTCATTGTTTGTATTATTTATTGTGTTTTCCTGAATATTAAAATAATTTGATTGAATAGTATCATTTGTTATGTTATTAGTATCTTGTGAATATAGAAGAGATAGAGTGAGTATAGTAAATAATAATATTTTTTTTATCACAGATATTCCAATGCGGAGAGAGCGGGATTCGAACCCGCGGTAGGGGTTGCCTACGACAGTTTAGCAAACTGCTCCCTTCGGCCTCTCGGGCATCTCTCCAAATATTATCAATTATTAGTTTATCTATATTAACATAAATAAGTTTTTTAGTCAATACAGTTTATCAGTTTTATTTTTTAATAATTATATAAATTAATATAATCATCAAAAAATAATTTCACAGTAATAACAATATAAATTATAATAAAAAATGCATATTAGTTAATAAAATAATTATCTGCTTTTTAGTTTCGGGTGAAGTATCTTATCTAAAGCAAAGCCCAAAAATGCAAAAGACATTCCCAAAATAGCAATCAATATTCCAGGAGGTATTATCCACCACCAAAGCCCAGAAAGCACTGCAGAACCCTTCATAGCATCATGCAAAATCTGCCCCCATGTAACAATAGTGGCATCTCCAAGACCAAGCAAAGATAATGAAGACTCATAAACTATAGCAGAAGG contains:
- a CDS encoding metallophosphoesterase family protein, which produces MPKLLIASDLHLSVSEREYSFNVLREIIEISKDYDALVLLGDTFDTFEDLKELKEEFISIIEENKIYLLKGNHENLKSKGISLSQLNFPSNITVLEDISAFSIDNLDIIALPYNDKYSVNNEFLELVDSLKNEKRILLAHGIVEGTLWAIEENEASASIPIDIIKKSNVDLAIVGHIHKQMDARIENIEIVYPGSSRVWRRSKAEIGIRRCLGLEIKNNKIKKEYINIESAGEYRVYECNSYDIETKIESLSVNWKKNDIISINIYGIIEDENELEKTKKSIINKYSKNVRDINLKNSQLYFLENAYNERIIKEFLDVVNSYEFDINNKDNLEILELAKRLGIEKIYNALQ
- a CDS encoding ATP-binding protein, which produces MLLKLNNFGKFKNKSFEISDFITLFYGANESGKTTIFDSLMYLFSENKKSLGFSKMIKNRYGDEIDVESVPAIDDSIKLHPDSYNNLYAIRQSEIIFNMSDNKKDSKEWESEIKKKLFSSDIDIGKMISEIRAEYSGRAQSSIPYQINLMENKKNSIKEELNILYDKINNESSKKEKIKELNDKLNFNANLMRDKIKEHDEIFKTFDLKKKAQLKNYKLDLLSLINNFYKKNNFLSENKILQNDYSNEIKSITNSIDELKNKESYLNGKIESLKKNIEERKSIDYNSIKIRIENAIKKIDDVVNKNKKVPKFVFILVVAFISILLSVYFKNAFWLVIILPSLPFLFIKENTNTKIIKDILDTLPELNINNDVNDYNYLRDLLNKELAKIELIINSKDNEEIDKYLEELEIVKKSSEEENTKLENLLNKLNAKNIEHYYSIKRDYDALYKETSELYNKLMQEAKKNSLKDINMLEADCNRIIKELETIGYDDFNEAEFRGLENQLKGLEKEIELIKENINKIEKEISYTSGELNNFDNIHNTIVNLESDLSKLDDEIININKRKKALQLLEDILSNINQKNDNVFESLSNEAKVLYNHITGKNLHDDGITMSGFDKNKIIVLDKQNEKRNIEFLSSATRDAVYIAMRLSILTKIHKQGRLILLDDPFITFDNNRILEALKFIVEYSKDYNIPIVIFTKDVFIRDVLKEFEAVNIHELS
- a CDS encoding thioredoxin fold domain-containing protein, translating into MNKNIMMIFSLIVIAFTISCNDSYAAIKWEKDLASAVKKAKDKDLPIMIDVYTDWCSWCKELDKNTYANKEVIDAAKRMVSVKLNPETSKEGADIAQKYGVQGFPTILFISHDGFVLENVGGYVEGEKFVPYMKNAQEKLKKIRIVLQSKEPSLEKLDLYMESGNEEESSKIFNALLEKKAISKEAMSKYILGFGLMRAQKNDYDTANSYFDRIIKEYPNSQEVYIAHYYKAVTMVLAGEKEEPKKYLEKLLDDPKIPEEMKVQYNTLLSYINEN
- a CDS encoding flagellar biosynthetic protein FliO translates to MIKKILLFTILTLSLLYSQDTNNITNDTIQSNYFNIQENTINNTNNEPAILQDIRNIENRANVSTTSMFIRAIIGFIITLVGIYIVFIYLKNKTKKVSGSNEIIKVLATTAIASNRYVSIIEIANEMYLISVSDHNINLLSKIEDKEMKDQIKMMYVNSKENTVEDSFKNILDQTLTIFKQPKMKKEDALKTTSDIREKLKSLNEDKNKE